Proteins encoded together in one Chryseobacterium sp. G0201 window:
- a CDS encoding PPC domain-containing DNA-binding protein gives MESQYKSIETVIESGKAPGLKVKLLSEIGGVKTYMLVFAKGDEVVSGFTDFAKEYDIKSAHYQGIGSSFETELGWFDFDRQEYLVNTVGVAEVTSIIGNITWYEGKPVAHTHTTVSLKDGSVKGGHLLKMIVGPTIEIVLTAEPTYLYKKLNPEFNAAAIDPEL, from the coding sequence ATGGAATCACAATACAAATCTATTGAAACGGTAATAGAATCAGGAAAAGCACCTGGATTGAAAGTAAAACTTCTAAGTGAAATTGGCGGTGTGAAAACCTATATGCTTGTTTTTGCGAAAGGCGATGAAGTCGTTTCCGGATTTACAGATTTTGCTAAGGAATACGACATCAAAAGTGCCCATTACCAAGGTATAGGAAGTTCATTCGAAACAGAATTAGGTTGGTTTGATTTTGACCGTCAGGAATATCTGGTGAACACTGTCGGTGTTGCAGAGGTAACCTCGATCATTGGAAATATCACCTGGTACGAAGGAAAACCGGTAGCACATACTCACACGACTGTTTCTTTAAAAGATGGAAGCGTTAAAGGTGGACATTTACTCAAAATGATTGTCGGGCCAACCATAGAGATTGTTCTGACTGCAGAACCTACTTATCTCTATAAAAAATTAAATCCGGAGTTCAATGCTGCAGCCATCGATCCGGAATTATAA
- a CDS encoding PPC domain-containing DNA-binding protein — MKNLIKIALCILTTMVLFNTKTYAQEYADTTKTLEDGKAPGLKVKLLSTVGQTKTYLLIFTKGDEIVAGLTEFVKKNNIKSGHYTGLGDALSAKAGWFDYDKKKFKVIPIGVSEVSSFTGDIAWFKGKPIAHTHFSAAIEDGSVKGGHLLELFCGPTMEIILVEEPVSLYKKLDPEFNAALIDPDLK, encoded by the coding sequence ATGAAAAACTTAATAAAGATTGCTCTGTGTATTTTGACAACAATGGTTTTGTTCAATACCAAAACGTATGCGCAAGAATATGCCGACACCACCAAAACACTGGAAGATGGTAAAGCACCAGGCTTAAAGGTGAAATTATTAAGCACCGTAGGTCAGACAAAAACCTATCTCCTCATCTTTACAAAGGGTGACGAGATTGTAGCCGGACTGACGGAGTTTGTCAAGAAAAACAATATCAAAAGTGGTCACTATACAGGTTTGGGGGATGCATTATCTGCAAAAGCAGGCTGGTTTGATTACGATAAAAAGAAATTTAAGGTCATCCCAATTGGCGTTTCGGAGGTTTCTTCTTTTACGGGAGATATTGCCTGGTTCAAAGGAAAACCAATTGCTCATACACATTTTAGTGCTGCAATTGAAGATGGCTCGGTGAAAGGCGGACATCTTTTGGAATTATTCTGCGGACCGACAATGGAAATTATTTTGGTTGAAGAGCCCGTGTCGCTTTACAAAAAATTAGACCCGGAATTTAATGCTGCATTGATCGACCCGGATTTAAAATAA
- a CDS encoding nuclear transport factor 2 family protein translates to MENNVEQILVHHLTAFGNNDLDAIVEDYTETSVLFTPKGIVTGLDNIRQFFVEFFAVIPTGSAFGMDQKLIDGNVAYILWNSDSDLAQIPVGTDTFVFEGDKIKYHTVADYRIAK, encoded by the coding sequence ATGGAAAACAACGTAGAACAGATCCTGGTACATCATTTAACAGCTTTCGGAAACAATGACCTGGATGCGATCGTAGAAGATTACACAGAAACTTCTGTGCTTTTTACACCCAAAGGAATTGTAACAGGTTTGGATAATATCCGTCAGTTTTTTGTGGAATTCTTTGCTGTGATCCCGACAGGTTCAGCTTTCGGGATGGATCAGAAACTAATTGATGGAAATGTAGCGTACATCCTTTGGAACAGTGATTCAGACCTAGCTCAGATTCCTGTAGGAACAGACACTTTCGTGTTTGAAGGTGATAAAATTAAATATCACACTGTAGCAGATTACAGGATTGCAAAATAA
- a CDS encoding alpha/beta fold hydrolase, with the protein MKKSLLILLLIAINIFGFAQKSELSPLRYFMQGNATASSVPYGNNQSAGHYVKSDDAKIYYEVYGKGSPIVVLHGGIVGSPLEMGQLIDSLSQKHQVISISTRGHGRSEMGNKIPSYEQKAKDVNAVLEKVTKEKVTIVGFSDGAYTGYFFAEQYPDRIEKLVAIGAGEWKKGFREFKMDYKTFSAMDELFWKQQMALRPEPKRIDEWFSTLSSYYNDLNIDKTILGQIKCPVLVMAGEKDQNAPFDTVITAYKMIPNAQLSIIPNAPHPAFLVNFDAVWTSMKPFLDQNN; encoded by the coding sequence ATGAAAAAATCACTTTTGATCTTGCTTCTCATAGCCATTAATATTTTTGGTTTTGCGCAGAAATCTGAATTATCTCCATTACGTTATTTTATGCAGGGCAACGCCACTGCAAGTTCTGTCCCTTACGGAAATAATCAATCTGCTGGACATTATGTGAAGTCTGATGACGCCAAGATTTATTATGAAGTTTATGGAAAAGGAAGTCCGATTGTTGTACTGCACGGCGGGATCGTCGGTTCACCTTTGGAAATGGGTCAGCTGATCGACAGTCTTTCTCAGAAACATCAGGTCATCTCCATCTCTACACGCGGACACGGAAGATCGGAAATGGGTAACAAAATTCCGAGCTATGAGCAGAAGGCCAAAGATGTGAATGCAGTTCTTGAAAAAGTGACCAAAGAAAAAGTGACGATTGTAGGCTTTAGTGATGGCGCTTATACAGGTTATTTTTTCGCTGAGCAATATCCAGACAGAATTGAAAAGCTTGTTGCCATCGGAGCAGGAGAGTGGAAGAAAGGTTTCCGTGAGTTTAAGATGGATTATAAAACCTTTTCCGCAATGGACGAGCTGTTTTGGAAACAACAAATGGCCTTACGACCGGAACCGAAAAGAATAGACGAATGGTTCAGCACTTTAAGCAGCTACTACAACGATCTTAATATCGATAAAACCATTTTAGGACAAATCAAATGTCCGGTCTTGGTGATGGCTGGTGAAAAAGATCAGAATGCACCTTTCGACACTGTGATCACAGCGTACAAAATGATTCCAAATGCTCAATTATCCATTATTCCAAATGCGCCTCATCCTGCATTTTTGGTAAATTTTGATGCCGTTTGGACGAGTATGAAACCTTTTTTAGATCAGAACAATTAA
- a CDS encoding nuclear transport factor 2 family protein, translated as MKTPIEVIEEFLANTTNPDVMRPLITPDATYISLNFNNPELQRILPWTGTHEGSQAFIDTFAGVNEFWTIQDFGVQDIFSEGEKVAVFGTFTYTSRTLDKKVTSPFSILAKVKDEKIYHFMFMEDTFATAGSFRVTPAGTFNSDPKAGEFEL; from the coding sequence ATGAAAACACCAATTGAGGTCATTGAAGAATTTTTGGCCAATACTACAAATCCAGATGTAATGAGACCGCTAATCACACCAGATGCAACTTACATTTCTCTGAATTTTAACAATCCTGAGTTACAGAGGATCTTACCTTGGACGGGAACACACGAAGGCTCTCAGGCATTCATTGATACATTCGCTGGGGTCAATGAGTTCTGGACAATTCAGGATTTCGGAGTTCAGGATATTTTTTCAGAAGGTGAGAAAGTAGCAGTATTCGGAACTTTTACCTACACATCCAGAACATTGGATAAAAAAGTGACTTCGCCATTTTCAATTTTAGCGAAAGTTAAAGACGAAAAAATTTATCACTTTATGTTTATGGAAGATACGTTTGCCACAGCAGGTAGTTTCCGTGTAACGCCGGCAGGAACTTTTAATAGTGATCCCAAAGCAGGGGAATTCGAACTTTAA
- a CDS encoding NADPH-dependent FMN reductase, whose product MSKVIGIIAGSLRKESFSKKVGKTLLDLAPDGFEFKLINLSDIPLYNQDFDDHNEVPEVITKFRTEMANVDGVIFVTPEYNRSVPAVLKNAIDVGSRPYGKSVWDKKPAAIFSNSPGNLSAFGANHHLRQSLVFLNMPTMQQPEVYIAHVNDLFDEEGNMKEGGTKDFTKKAVESYIVWFNKNAE is encoded by the coding sequence ATGAGCAAAGTAATCGGAATTATTGCAGGAAGCCTGCGAAAAGAATCATTTTCAAAGAAAGTTGGCAAGACACTTTTAGATCTTGCACCGGACGGATTTGAGTTTAAATTAATTAATCTAAGTGATATTCCACTGTACAATCAGGATTTTGATGACCACAACGAAGTTCCTGAAGTCATCACAAAGTTCAGAACAGAAATGGCAAATGTTGACGGCGTGATCTTCGTTACTCCGGAATACAACAGGTCGGTTCCCGCAGTTTTGAAAAATGCGATCGATGTAGGTTCCAGACCTTATGGAAAAAGTGTTTGGGATAAAAAACCGGCTGCGATCTTCAGCAATTCACCTGGGAATCTTTCAGCTTTTGGGGCGAATCACCATTTGAGACAAAGTCTTGTCTTTCTCAATATGCCGACAATGCAACAACCTGAAGTTTATATTGCGCACGTCAATGACCTCTTTGATGAGGAAGGAAATATGAAAGAAGGCGGCACCAAGGATTTTACCAAAAAAGCCGTGGAATCATATATTGTGTGGTTTAATAAAAACGCTGAGTAG
- a CDS encoding SDR family NAD(P)-dependent oxidoreductase: MSNLKDQVVFVTGAGGGIGKIIAIEFAKLGASVAIADLNEELLKTAVKDIEGYGGKALGLVANVTDLESMREALKKVVSTFGRLDVAVNNAGVVGIGSIEEIEPADWDKIMSVNSKGVFVSTKAELEIMKPQGSGAIINSASIAGKMGMAHLSHYVASKFAVIGFTNSIAKEVATTGITVNAICPGIVGTGMWRGEGGVADRWKLEGETEEQSWERNKTSLIPQGIDQTPQDIADAVIFISQAKHMTGQAVAIDGGMTM; this comes from the coding sequence ATGTCAAATTTAAAAGATCAAGTGGTATTTGTAACTGGTGCCGGTGGAGGAATAGGAAAAATTATTGCAATCGAATTTGCTAAGTTAGGTGCGTCTGTGGCCATTGCCGATCTCAATGAAGAACTTTTGAAAACTGCAGTGAAAGATATAGAAGGATATGGTGGAAAAGCTTTAGGGTTAGTTGCCAATGTGACCGATCTGGAATCTATGAGAGAAGCACTCAAAAAAGTGGTTTCTACCTTTGGTAGATTGGATGTAGCTGTGAACAATGCAGGCGTTGTAGGAATCGGTAGCATCGAAGAAATAGAACCTGCTGACTGGGATAAAATAATGTCGGTAAACAGCAAAGGTGTATTCGTAAGTACAAAAGCTGAGCTTGAAATTATGAAACCGCAAGGTTCGGGTGCAATCATCAACAGTGCTTCTATTGCAGGGAAAATGGGAATGGCACATCTGTCTCATTATGTTGCTTCTAAATTTGCAGTGATCGGTTTTACGAACAGTATTGCAAAAGAGGTAGCGACAACAGGAATCACGGTCAATGCCATCTGTCCGGGAATCGTAGGAACAGGAATGTGGCGAGGAGAAGGCGGTGTAGCAGACCGATGGAAACTCGAAGGTGAGACCGAAGAGCAATCCTGGGAAAGAAACAAAACGTCGTTGATTCCTCAAGGCATCGACCAAACACCTCAAGATATTGCGGACGCTGTGATATTTATTTCTCAGGCAAAACATATGACAGGTCAGGCCGTTGCGATCGATGGTGGTATGACGATGTAA
- a CDS encoding NAD(P)/FAD-dependent oxidoreductase, translated as MKTYQENTIIIGGGFAGIEIAEKLLKSGYQSNIILVDKNNYNFFPPLLYQVATGFLDVSNISYPFRKFFRNHPNFLFRMGELLEIKPEENKVILNNGELTYSKLIIATGTVSNYFGNENIKKNALPMKTIDDAINLKNTVLDRLEKASRTVDTQERKKLTTFVVAGGGPTGVEIAGMLSELKQNILLKDYPELNNVPFDIHLIDGLPTVLAPMSKASQEYATQSLQKMGINIKLGQLVKDYVDDIVYIADGTEIETKNLLWTAGVTALVFKGIPAASYGRGKRLIVDDYNKVAGTENIYALGDTSLMTTDPAFPNGHPQLAQVAIQQATLLSKNLNAMSKGSSQKAFVYNDKGSMAIISRNRAVADLTAGPFKHFNGFFAWLIWVFVHLFSLINLRNKVTTFFNWLNAYTTKDQPLRMIVNFKNNKNEN; from the coding sequence ATGAAAACGTACCAAGAAAATACCATCATCATAGGCGGTGGTTTCGCTGGAATCGAAATAGCTGAAAAACTTCTCAAATCAGGTTATCAATCCAATATCATTTTAGTGGATAAGAACAACTACAACTTCTTTCCACCATTGCTTTATCAGGTAGCAACGGGATTTTTGGATGTATCCAACATCAGTTATCCTTTCAGAAAATTTTTCAGAAACCATCCTAATTTTCTATTCAGAATGGGAGAACTTCTGGAGATCAAACCGGAAGAAAATAAGGTGATTTTGAATAATGGCGAACTTACTTATTCAAAACTAATTATAGCCACAGGAACGGTAAGTAACTATTTCGGGAACGAGAACATCAAGAAAAATGCTTTGCCGATGAAGACCATCGATGATGCGATCAATCTTAAAAACACCGTTTTGGATAGACTCGAAAAAGCATCCAGAACAGTTGATACTCAGGAAAGAAAAAAACTGACCACTTTCGTAGTGGCAGGCGGCGGACCAACAGGCGTAGAAATTGCCGGAATGCTAAGCGAGCTTAAGCAGAATATCCTTCTCAAAGATTATCCGGAACTGAATAATGTCCCATTTGATATTCACTTGATCGATGGTTTGCCAACAGTTCTCGCTCCTATGAGCAAGGCTTCACAAGAATATGCTACCCAGTCTTTACAGAAAATGGGCATCAATATAAAATTAGGACAGTTGGTAAAAGATTATGTAGATGATATCGTCTATATAGCGGATGGAACGGAGATTGAAACCAAAAACCTACTCTGGACAGCTGGCGTTACAGCTCTTGTTTTCAAGGGCATTCCGGCGGCGAGTTATGGAAGAGGAAAAAGATTGATTGTAGACGATTACAATAAAGTTGCTGGAACCGAGAATATTTATGCCTTGGGAGATACAAGTTTAATGACAACAGATCCTGCGTTTCCAAATGGTCATCCGCAATTGGCTCAGGTTGCGATTCAGCAGGCAACTTTACTTTCAAAAAACCTGAATGCAATGTCAAAAGGCAGTTCGCAAAAAGCTTTTGTCTACAATGACAAAGGATCAATGGCGATCATTAGCAGAAACAGGGCAGTGGCGGATCTTACGGCTGGTCCGTTCAAACATTTCAACGGATTTTTTGCGTGGTTGATCTGGGTGTTTGTGCACTTGTTTTCTTTGATCAATCTAAGAAATAAAGTCACTACTTTTTTCAATTGGCTGAATGCTTACACGACCAAGGATCAGCCTTTGAGAATGATCGTCAACTTTAAAAATAATAAAAACGAAAATTAA
- a CDS encoding aminotransferase class I/II-fold pyridoxal phosphate-dependent enzyme, translating to MITVESVSKNFNGKSAVDTISFQANDKEILVLLGTSGCGKTTTLKMINRLIEADSGNILINGKNIHDQKVENLRFGLVENDLIYEGGNYQIDFDDLEFKASNPDTKLLLLCNPHNPVGRVWKRSELEKIADICSKHQLIVVSDEIHADLVFEGHQHIPFIAIAENYNLQSVTCGSPCKTFNLAGLPISYIISKNKEILNKIHKTFEVQETSYPNPIAAKALIAAYQIGKQWMEELKIYLYENYQYFVEFIAENLPQIKVLPLEATYLVWLDCRSLNETSEELSKILLEEEKLWVNPGTMYGAAGEGFLRINIGCPKEYLVDGLNRLQRFYLNFGY from the coding sequence ATGATTACAGTAGAATCGGTTTCAAAAAATTTCAACGGAAAATCAGCAGTAGACACTATTTCTTTTCAGGCCAATGATAAGGAAATTTTGGTGCTTTTGGGAACCAGCGGTTGTGGAAAAACAACAACCCTGAAAATGATTAACCGATTAATAGAGGCTGATTCGGGAAATATTTTAATTAATGGAAAAAATATCCATGACCAGAAAGTGGAAAACCTAAGATTTGGTTTGGTTGAGAATGATCTGATCTACGAAGGTGGGAATTATCAAATCGATTTCGATGATTTGGAGTTTAAAGCTTCAAATCCTGATACAAAATTGCTGTTACTTTGCAATCCTCATAATCCGGTTGGCAGGGTCTGGAAAAGAAGTGAACTTGAAAAAATTGCGGATATCTGCTCGAAACATCAATTGATAGTTGTTTCAGACGAAATCCATGCTGATCTGGTCTTTGAAGGGCATCAGCATATTCCTTTCATAGCAATTGCTGAAAATTACAATCTACAATCGGTGACTTGCGGTTCGCCCTGTAAAACATTTAATCTTGCGGGTTTGCCGATCTCTTACATCATTTCTAAAAACAAAGAAATTTTAAATAAAATCCATAAAACCTTTGAAGTTCAGGAAACCAGTTATCCGAATCCCATCGCTGCCAAAGCATTGATTGCTGCCTATCAAATTGGAAAGCAATGGATGGAGGAATTGAAAATTTATCTTTATGAAAACTATCAGTATTTTGTAGAATTCATCGCTGAAAACTTACCTCAAATCAAGGTTCTTCCATTAGAAGCAACATATTTGGTCTGGCTGGATTGTCGTTCATTAAATGAAACTTCCGAAGAATTATCCAAAATTTTGCTAGAAGAAGAAAAACTCTGGGTCAATCCAGGAACGATGTATGGAGCAGCTGGCGAAGGATTTTTGAGAATTAATATTGGCTGTCCCAAAGAATATTTAGTTGATGGTTTGAACCGATTGCAAAGGTTTTATTTGAACTTCGGATATTGA
- the egtB gene encoding ergothioneine biosynthesis protein EgtB, whose amino-acid sequence MKTNSVLTISNSITNWAEKYSEIRNHSVEICRPLEIEDYVVQPIVDVSPPKWHLGHTTWFFETFILIPNVPDYQVFDTQYNFVFNSYYETVGARVIRTHRGNLSRPSVSDIYKYRKYVDEEMQDFLQSEFLTEEIKPLLELGLNHEQQHQELLLTDIKYILGHNPLFPVYKNEDISKKEHSENIEMIQFSEGVYEIGFEGESFCFDNELGRHKVYLNDFQIADRLVSNSEYLEFMEAGGYADFRHWHAEGWDWVKQNEAKSPLYWHLIDGKWMNYTLNGLQELDLNDSVCHINFYEASAFASWKGMRLPTEAEWEVASNHFEWGSRWEWTNSAYLPYPAFKKEAGAVGEYNGKFMVNQMVLRGASVATPIGHSRNTYRNFFQTSLKWQFTGIRLAQ is encoded by the coding sequence ATGAAAACAAATTCCGTTTTAACCATATCAAATTCCATAACCAATTGGGCCGAGAAATATTCAGAAATTAGAAATCATTCTGTCGAGATTTGCAGACCTCTGGAAATCGAGGATTACGTGGTTCAACCGATCGTTGATGTGAGTCCACCGAAATGGCATTTAGGACACACGACCTGGTTTTTCGAAACTTTTATTCTGATTCCGAATGTTCCGGATTATCAAGTTTTTGATACACAGTATAACTTTGTGTTCAACAGTTACTACGAAACAGTAGGAGCGAGGGTAATCCGTACTCATAGGGGGAATTTGAGCCGACCGTCTGTCTCTGATATTTATAAATACCGAAAATATGTGGACGAAGAAATGCAGGATTTTCTTCAAAGTGAATTTTTAACGGAAGAAATCAAACCTTTATTAGAACTCGGACTCAATCACGAGCAGCAACATCAGGAATTATTACTGACGGATATCAAATATATTTTAGGTCACAATCCGCTTTTCCCAGTTTACAAAAATGAAGATATTTCTAAAAAAGAACATTCTGAAAATATTGAAATGATTCAATTTTCTGAAGGTGTTTACGAAATCGGTTTTGAAGGTGAAAGTTTTTGTTTTGATAATGAATTGGGAAGGCACAAAGTTTATTTGAATGATTTTCAAATTGCTGATCGTTTAGTTTCCAATTCGGAATATCTAGAATTTATGGAAGCTGGAGGTTATGCAGATTTCAGACATTGGCACGCCGAAGGTTGGGATTGGGTGAAACAGAATGAAGCAAAATCTCCTTTATATTGGCATTTGATTGACGGGAAATGGATGAATTATACTTTGAATGGATTACAAGAATTAGATTTGAATGATTCAGTTTGTCATATCAATTTTTACGAAGCTTCAGCGTTCGCTTCGTGGAAAGGAATGCGTTTGCCAACCGAAGCGGAATGGGAAGTTGCTTCCAATCATTTCGAATGGGGAAGCCGCTGGGAATGGACGAATTCTGCCTATTTGCCTTATCCCGCATTTAAAAAAGAAGCCGGCGCAGTAGGCGAGTACAACGGAAAATTTATGGTCAATCAAATGGTTCTGCGGGGCGCATCTGTTGCTACGCCAATCGGACACAGCAGAAATACGTACCGTAATTTCTTCCAAACCAGCTTGAAATGGCAGTTCACCGGAATCAGACTTGCTCAATAA
- a CDS encoding L-histidine N(alpha)-methyltransferase → MNSQVETEFQTKNKSKETFLADVLEGLNSTPKKLYSKYFYDEAGDRLFQQIMDMPEYYLTNCELDIFKNKTEILAKSILIDNEPFDLIELGAGDAMKSSYLLEYLTKENIDFTYMPIDISGHILDELSEKFSRDLPDLEVKTLEGDYFDMLDKAMAISQRRKVVLFLGGNIGNMDLEESYHFCRELRRKLNRGDILLIGFDLKKNPHTILNAYNDPAGITSSFNLNLLIRMNRELEADFDVLNFQHYQTYDPISGTCKSYLVSLTEQNVHIGNQVFHFGENELIDMEISQKFAQEDISKLARDAKFHIIDEIHDSKNWFVDSIWQVL, encoded by the coding sequence ATGAATTCACAGGTGGAAACAGAGTTTCAAACGAAAAACAAATCCAAGGAAACTTTTCTGGCGGACGTTCTGGAAGGCTTGAACAGCACTCCAAAAAAATTATATTCAAAATATTTTTACGATGAGGCAGGTGACAGACTTTTCCAACAGATCATGGATATGCCCGAGTATTATCTCACCAATTGTGAACTAGATATCTTCAAAAATAAAACTGAGATATTGGCAAAAAGCATTCTGATAGATAATGAGCCTTTCGATCTGATAGAATTGGGAGCCGGCGATGCAATGAAATCCAGTTATCTGCTTGAATACCTAACTAAAGAAAATATCGATTTTACGTATATGCCAATTGATATTTCCGGACATATTTTGGATGAATTAAGTGAAAAGTTCAGCAGAGATTTGCCAGATTTAGAGGTCAAAACTTTGGAAGGCGATTATTTTGATATGCTCGACAAGGCAATGGCAATCTCGCAAAGAAGGAAAGTAGTTTTGTTTTTGGGCGGCAATATCGGCAATATGGATTTGGAAGAATCCTACCATTTCTGCAGGGAATTGAGGAGAAAACTGAATCGTGGCGACATTCTTCTGATTGGTTTCGATTTGAAGAAAAATCCACACACTATCTTAAATGCATACAATGATCCTGCAGGAATCACATCATCCTTCAACCTGAATCTTCTCATCAGAATGAACCGCGAATTGGAAGCTGACTTCGATGTTTTGAATTTCCAGCATTACCAAACCTACGACCCCATATCAGGCACTTGCAAAAGTTATCTCGTGAGTCTTACGGAGCAAAATGTACACATCGGAAACCAGGTTTTTCACTTTGGAGAAAATGAGCTGATCGATATGGAAATCTCACAAAAATTTGCGCAAGAAGATATCAGCAAACTTGCAAGGGATGCCAAATTTCATATCATTGATGAAATACACGATTCCAAAAATTGGTTTGTAGATTCTATTTGGCAGGTTCTGTAA
- a CDS encoding zinc-binding alcohol dehydrogenase family protein, producing MKAAVLYRAGGPENLRLEKREIPLPKQDQVLVKIKAFGLNRSEIMTRKGYSESIHFPRILGIECVGEIVEDPSDEFQKGQKIAAFMGGMGRDFDGSYAEFAVLPKSIISSFESDLPWETLGALPEMFQTVYGSLHSALKIKKGETILIRGGTSSIGLLAAEFAKSKGLKVISTTRDINKTNLLIENGADEVLIDDGDLSQQISNQNLKIDKILELVGTSTLKDSLISVVRGGIVCMTGMLSEQWSIKDFAPMDHIPAATFLTVYDSGHMRVEGKYFQDFINEIENGNIHPKIKKVFKLDEIVEAHIFMESNSGGGKIVVVL from the coding sequence ATGAAAGCTGCTGTTTTATACCGTGCAGGCGGACCCGAGAATTTGCGTTTGGAAAAAAGAGAAATTCCGTTACCGAAACAAGATCAGGTTTTGGTTAAGATAAAAGCTTTCGGACTGAACCGTTCGGAGATAATGACTAGAAAAGGCTACTCCGAAAGTATCCATTTCCCCAGAATATTGGGAATTGAATGCGTGGGCGAGATTGTTGAAGATCCTTCAGATGAATTTCAAAAAGGTCAAAAGATTGCCGCATTTATGGGCGGAATGGGGCGTGATTTTGATGGAAGTTATGCTGAATTTGCAGTTTTACCTAAATCAATTATCAGTTCTTTTGAAAGTGACCTTCCCTGGGAGACACTTGGTGCTCTACCGGAAATGTTCCAGACGGTTTACGGCTCGCTGCATTCTGCGTTGAAAATTAAAAAAGGAGAAACAATTCTCATCCGAGGGGGAACTTCTTCGATTGGCCTTTTAGCAGCTGAATTTGCAAAATCAAAAGGCCTGAAAGTCATTAGTACAACCAGAGATATCAACAAAACAAATTTATTGATTGAAAACGGAGCCGATGAAGTGTTGATCGACGATGGAGATCTTTCACAACAAATTTCGAATCAAAACCTAAAAATCGATAAGATTCTAGAGTTGGTGGGAACATCCACTTTAAAAGATTCATTAATATCGGTAGTACGAGGTGGAATCGTTTGTATGACCGGAATGCTTTCTGAGCAGTGGTCTATCAAAGATTTTGCACCGATGGATCATATTCCGGCTGCAACTTTTCTCACGGTTTACGACAGCGGGCATATGAGGGTTGAGGGAAAATATTTTCAGGATTTTATTAATGAAATCGAAAATGGAAACATTCATCCGAAAATCAAGAAGGTCTTCAAACTGGATGAAATTGTAGAAGCCCACATTTTTATGGAATCCAATTCCGGTGGCGGCAAGATAGTTGTAGTTCTCTAA
- a CDS encoding YybH family protein produces MDVNEIIFNLEMMSHHENVIKESIQNFESALNSGNIDSVLSFYSEDAIFMPDGFRSLKRGEIGRSNSNFLTEKDFKIKFDNLKIDVNDNYGFVEAVANTSSIDLKDTSRVQKTSRDFFVLRQEENQWKIFSYIFNNVTVSQTS; encoded by the coding sequence ATGGACGTAAACGAAATAATATTTAATTTAGAAATGATGAGTCATCACGAAAACGTAATTAAGGAGAGCATTCAAAATTTTGAATCAGCTCTTAATTCAGGAAATATCGACAGTGTGCTATCCTTTTATTCAGAGGATGCCATCTTTATGCCTGATGGTTTCCGCTCATTGAAGAGAGGGGAAATTGGAAGATCAAATTCGAATTTTCTTACAGAAAAAGACTTTAAAATTAAGTTTGATAATTTGAAAATTGATGTCAACGATAATTATGGATTTGTTGAAGCAGTTGCAAATACATCTTCAATCGATTTAAAAGATACATCAAGAGTACAAAAGACAAGCAGAGATTTTTTTGTGCTTCGACAGGAAGAAAACCAATGGAAAATATTCAGTTACATTTTCAATAATGTAACAGTTTCACAAACTTCATAA
- a CDS encoding recombinase family protein translates to MLIADLYIRVSTDEQADKGYSQRDQHERLERYCNQNQITIGQVIFEDHSAKNFNRPEWTK, encoded by the coding sequence ATGCTAATAGCAGATTTATATATTAGAGTTTCTACAGATGAACAAGCTGATAAAGGTTATTCACAAAGAGATCAGCATGAAAGATTGGAAAGATATTGCAATCAAAACCAGATTACGATCGGTCAGGTAATATTTGAGGACCATTCTGCAAAAAATTTTAATAGACCGGAGTGGACAAAATGA